Proteins co-encoded in one Bremerella sp. TYQ1 genomic window:
- a CDS encoding sigma-70 family RNA polymerase sigma factor, whose translation MAELSPTEQFIQLLTENQNRLYSYIFSLIGDRSHTADVLQETNLVLWRKIDQFDPRKPFLPWAFSIARFQVLANLRDRKRDRMLLDSELVESLSGEAEAMAGQIDSIREALGRCLQTLSSTNRQLIQRRYFEAKSLDEMAEDSNRSSGAIKVALLRVRKRLAECIQHRLTAEGNA comes from the coding sequence ATGGCGGAATTAAGCCCTACCGAGCAATTCATTCAGTTGCTTACCGAAAATCAGAATCGGCTTTACAGCTACATCTTTTCACTGATTGGAGATCGAAGTCACACAGCCGATGTCCTACAGGAAACGAACTTGGTCCTGTGGCGAAAGATTGATCAATTTGATCCACGCAAGCCATTTCTTCCGTGGGCATTTTCGATCGCTCGTTTTCAAGTGCTGGCCAATCTTCGTGATCGCAAACGAGACCGCATGTTGCTCGACTCCGAATTGGTCGAGTCGTTGTCCGGCGAAGCTGAAGCGATGGCGGGCCAGATTGATTCAATCCGAGAGGCACTGGGACGATGCCTCCAGACGTTGAGTTCTACGAATCGCCAACTGATCCAGCGCCGATATTTCGAGGCCAAAAGCTTAGACGAGATGGCAGAAGACTCGAATCGTTCTTCTGGCGCAATCAAAGTCGCGTTGCTCCGAGTCCGCAAACGCTTGGCCGAGTGCATTCAACACCGATTGACTGCTGAAGGAAACGCATGA
- a CDS encoding aminotransferase class V-fold PLP-dependent enzyme, producing the protein MISNEFVLDPEVVFLNHGSFGACPRTVIEEYQKWQMRLERQPVRFLQRELPGLLADARKRLAEYLGATATEVAFVPNPTFAANTIARCLPLSSGDEVLITDHEYGACRFAFQFAAEKKGFRVVEQAIPLPVESNEAIVDTFWKGVTKNTKLIFISHITSATALALPVKEICQRAQEAGILTMIDGAHAPGQIDINLHEIGADFYTATCHKWMCAPKGSGLFYVREDRQAMIEPLVVGWGWGPEKTFHRENEFLEYHEWLGTHDPSAYLSVTAAMDWQKAHFTEEARQRARDLVRQAVSLSSEIEGIKRVHPDSYFFQMGLIDITAKQRDAAQLKAELYDQHQIEVPVIRWQDRTFIRVSAHAYTTEKDIQTLVQALADLR; encoded by the coding sequence ATGATAAGCAACGAATTCGTTCTCGATCCCGAGGTCGTCTTTCTCAATCATGGTTCGTTTGGTGCTTGTCCACGAACGGTGATCGAGGAGTACCAGAAATGGCAGATGAGATTAGAGCGACAACCGGTTCGTTTTCTGCAACGCGAACTGCCAGGATTGCTCGCCGATGCTCGAAAACGGCTTGCGGAGTACCTTGGGGCAACGGCCACTGAAGTTGCCTTTGTGCCGAATCCCACGTTTGCGGCGAACACGATCGCACGCTGCTTGCCACTCTCTTCCGGTGACGAGGTGTTGATCACCGACCATGAGTACGGAGCGTGCCGCTTTGCATTTCAATTTGCCGCCGAAAAGAAAGGTTTTCGAGTTGTCGAACAAGCAATTCCTTTACCAGTGGAATCGAACGAAGCAATCGTTGATACCTTTTGGAAAGGTGTGACAAAGAATACGAAGCTGATTTTTATCAGTCACATCACATCTGCGACGGCGCTGGCATTACCAGTAAAAGAGATTTGCCAACGTGCGCAGGAAGCTGGCATTCTAACGATGATCGACGGGGCCCATGCGCCTGGGCAGATCGATATCAACCTACATGAAATCGGTGCCGATTTTTACACGGCCACTTGTCACAAGTGGATGTGTGCTCCCAAAGGATCTGGCTTGTTCTATGTTCGCGAAGATCGTCAAGCGATGATCGAACCATTGGTTGTTGGTTGGGGATGGGGCCCTGAGAAGACGTTTCATCGGGAAAACGAATTCCTCGAATATCACGAATGGCTGGGCACGCACGATCCGTCTGCCTACCTTTCCGTAACCGCCGCCATGGACTGGCAGAAAGCTCACTTTACTGAGGAAGCTCGGCAGCGAGCACGAGACTTAGTGCGACAGGCAGTCTCGTTATCGTCTGAAATTGAGGGGATCAAACGGGTGCATCCTGATTCCTACTTCTTCCAGATGGGGTTGATCGATATCACAGCAAAACAACGTGATGCCGCCCAACTGAAAGCGGAGCTCTACGATCAGCACCAGATCGAAGTTCCTGTAATTCGGTGGCAAGACCGCACATTTATTCGGGTTTCTGCCCATGCCTATACCACCGAGAAAGATATTCAGACGCTGGTGCAAGCCCTTGCCGATCTACGCTAG
- a CDS encoding molybdopterin-dependent oxidoreductase, translating into MSNPSFNTNRRDWLKRTFVGAAGLGAIGHAVNAEEPEAIRQPSLEYDFTVASPALQADSVVRSACQFCNSLCGLDVHVKAGQVIDIQGVQSDPVQNGVLCVKGPMMTELLYNERRLQTPLRRVAGKKGDRTSRFEAISWQEALEAIADKLISLRDEGAAHTIVSRTSGRLPRGVGSLIHRMFQMLGSPNDTDVGPVCNDAGGNALAMTFGLGNFTNGYGVDESTGKEDLGSSEMFLFFGTNQAETHPVTFAHLLRQRDKSNAQLVVVDPRTTPTTSFADTHLAPKPHTDMALVWGMIRHIIDHNLYDKKFVKSWVLGFDQLVSHVRVQGYTTSWAADVCDIPEDAICALAEQYAKAKPAAIFCNAGISHQLSAFDTYRVLAILAAITGNVGVPGGGCNFMHNTWPGGLNLPPMSTPTPPTEVPAMPVGPDWFAESILHDRPYRMRALIVMGNPLLSSSSTSKVHAAFEQLEFFVYTGLFMEESAWYADIILPVCSGLEMDGVYMRRDDRAIRWQNAAASRVGQSKPDWEIWIDLAHEIAKRDTRHDASYWTEAFPGEWRNYENLWQTFVENTPGMGGMTASRMRSRDTPLQWPCPAESHPGVSTLYSDSPAWYEAATSLGHPGKRFLTPSGKIEVYTEAIERELAPSGHHALPKFYTHPEVTGHHPVLTKRKRLIVNPIHRHATTEMSVLENADNTKLHEAYPLMGIIGRPSVVHFAGMTQWTRTGKQLNGVRLIQLHPSVAAALDISQGDRIAVESPHGTVHGTVLLWEGIRADTIFVPNTFGPSQDVGDVFGVPRYEVANHLTDDSHYDTLSGQQAYKCFACRVRPA; encoded by the coding sequence ATGAGCAATCCCTCATTCAATACAAATCGCCGTGACTGGCTGAAGCGAACGTTTGTCGGTGCCGCCGGGCTTGGAGCGATCGGACACGCCGTCAATGCCGAAGAGCCCGAAGCCATTCGACAGCCAAGCCTCGAGTATGACTTTACGGTCGCATCGCCAGCGCTTCAGGCTGATTCTGTTGTCCGATCGGCTTGCCAATTCTGCAATTCGTTGTGTGGATTAGACGTCCACGTGAAAGCGGGACAAGTCATCGACATCCAAGGCGTCCAGTCGGATCCGGTTCAGAATGGCGTGCTGTGTGTCAAAGGTCCGATGATGACCGAACTGCTTTACAACGAGCGAAGATTGCAAACGCCGCTTCGTCGAGTAGCTGGTAAGAAGGGAGATCGTACTTCCCGATTCGAGGCTATCAGTTGGCAAGAAGCACTAGAGGCGATTGCCGACAAGTTGATTTCATTGAGAGACGAAGGAGCAGCACACACGATCGTGAGTCGAACTTCGGGACGATTGCCTCGAGGGGTTGGCTCGCTGATTCATCGAATGTTTCAAATGCTGGGGAGCCCGAACGATACCGACGTTGGCCCAGTATGCAACGATGCCGGCGGCAACGCTTTGGCAATGACATTTGGATTAGGAAATTTTACCAACGGATATGGTGTCGACGAATCGACAGGAAAAGAAGATCTCGGCAGTTCCGAAATGTTCCTTTTCTTTGGGACGAATCAAGCTGAAACGCATCCCGTTACGTTTGCCCATCTTCTTCGCCAGCGGGATAAAAGTAATGCTCAGTTGGTAGTAGTTGATCCTCGAACCACGCCGACGACATCGTTCGCCGATACACATCTGGCACCTAAACCTCATACCGACATGGCACTGGTTTGGGGAATGATCCGGCATATCATCGATCACAATCTCTACGATAAAAAATTCGTGAAGTCATGGGTGTTAGGGTTTGACCAATTGGTCAGTCATGTCCGCGTGCAGGGATACACGACCTCGTGGGCGGCCGATGTTTGCGACATACCAGAAGACGCAATCTGCGCTTTGGCGGAGCAGTACGCGAAGGCCAAACCTGCAGCGATTTTCTGCAATGCGGGGATCTCTCATCAACTTAGCGCATTCGATACGTATCGAGTTCTAGCGATTCTGGCCGCAATAACTGGCAACGTGGGGGTGCCAGGCGGAGGCTGCAACTTCATGCACAACACTTGGCCAGGCGGGCTAAACTTGCCTCCTATGTCGACTCCGACGCCACCCACAGAAGTGCCAGCGATGCCTGTCGGACCAGACTGGTTTGCAGAGTCGATCTTGCACGACCGTCCCTATCGCATGCGCGCTCTTATCGTGATGGGCAACCCGCTGCTTTCGAGTTCCAGTACTTCCAAAGTGCATGCCGCGTTCGAGCAGCTCGAGTTTTTCGTCTACACCGGCTTGTTCATGGAAGAGAGTGCCTGGTATGCCGATATCATTCTCCCTGTTTGTAGCGGTCTTGAAATGGATGGCGTCTATATGCGTCGCGATGATCGTGCGATTCGATGGCAGAATGCAGCCGCATCGCGCGTGGGACAATCTAAGCCCGATTGGGAAATTTGGATCGACTTAGCACATGAGATTGCCAAACGGGATACCAGGCACGATGCTTCGTACTGGACCGAAGCCTTTCCTGGTGAATGGAGAAACTATGAAAACCTTTGGCAAACGTTTGTCGAAAACACGCCGGGCATGGGCGGAATGACGGCTAGCCGAATGCGTTCCCGCGACACGCCATTGCAATGGCCATGTCCGGCGGAGTCACATCCCGGTGTCAGTACGCTGTATTCAGATAGCCCTGCATGGTACGAAGCCGCAACATCGTTGGGGCATCCTGGAAAACGCTTTCTTACCCCGTCTGGAAAGATCGAAGTTTACACCGAAGCGATCGAACGCGAGCTTGCTCCGAGTGGGCATCACGCCTTGCCGAAGTTCTACACTCATCCAGAAGTGACAGGACACCATCCTGTATTGACGAAGAGAAAGCGTTTGATCGTGAATCCCATTCATCGGCATGCTACGACCGAAATGTCTGTGCTCGAAAACGCCGACAATACGAAGCTTCACGAAGCGTACCCGTTGATGGGAATCATCGGTCGTCCGAGCGTGGTTCACTTCGCAGGCATGACGCAATGGACACGAACCGGAAAACAGCTCAATGGAGTTCGATTGATTCAGCTTCATCCGTCCGTTGCCGCGGCGCTCGATATTTCGCAGGGAGATCGCATTGCCGTCGAAAGTCCACATGGGACAGTCCACGGAACGGTATTGCTCTGGGAAGGGATTCGCGCTGATACGATTTTCGTTCCCAATACCTTCGGCCCTTCCCAGGATGTGGGCGATGTCTTTGGGGTTCCTCGCTACGAAGTTGCCAATCATTTAACAGACGATTCCCACTACGACACCCTTAGTGGACAGCAAGCGTACAAGTGCTTTGCGTGTCGTGTTCGTCCAGCCTAA
- a CDS encoding metallophosphoesterase has protein sequence MTDTKSAAMFARIVFSLFACLTVLPTLAIAEEFLVVSDIHFKPFADLNQKQFRVLQDLPAEHWPEFLLKRNDTPSRPGSDSNFALMSSALDAAKKRVPDPAFILYPGDFIAHHWQEDYDQLADESIAENPKAYREFTMTAIEVIAIEFKKRFPKTPVIATLGNDDSFCGDYWIQPNGDFLTRFAQTWHPMLDDALSQEAFEMTFNKLGVYQVDIPKLSADRVIVLNTVLWSGSYCTNYFSPKKSNCCECTNGGTNPGHQQLDWLEAELKRARKQNRRVWLLMHVPPGLDSYAEEKANGHSLAAEMWKQEFMTRYLQLIEEYEDILHASFTGHTHMDDYRIDQINDHPVLLHKIAPAVSPIFGNNPAFQVFQVNQQSSVIENWETCYLPLSSVKSQPKWQREYDGQATYQVNALTATEMTKLFRDMRENPSSLQASAFRKLYSVSANSIASKDLPIYLCTVLNATYAQFARCLTEHQLAKPTQAKEPVEVRLRAESHSQKAAQQN, from the coding sequence ATGACCGATACAAAGTCTGCTGCCATGTTTGCTCGAATTGTCTTCTCGCTTTTCGCCTGTCTTACTGTTCTGCCAACGCTGGCGATTGCGGAAGAATTCCTGGTCGTCTCAGACATTCACTTCAAGCCGTTTGCCGACTTGAACCAGAAGCAGTTTCGAGTGCTGCAAGATCTTCCTGCCGAGCACTGGCCGGAGTTTTTGCTGAAACGAAACGACACACCCAGCCGTCCAGGCAGCGACAGCAATTTTGCTCTCATGAGTTCTGCGTTAGATGCAGCGAAGAAGAGAGTGCCTGATCCAGCGTTTATTCTTTATCCAGGCGACTTTATTGCCCACCATTGGCAAGAGGATTACGACCAACTTGCGGATGAATCGATCGCCGAGAATCCGAAGGCGTATCGCGAATTCACTATGACGGCCATCGAAGTGATCGCCATCGAATTCAAAAAACGTTTTCCGAAGACTCCAGTGATCGCAACACTTGGGAACGATGACTCATTTTGTGGCGACTACTGGATCCAACCCAATGGTGATTTTCTGACCCGTTTCGCCCAGACCTGGCATCCGATGCTTGACGACGCTCTTTCGCAGGAAGCGTTTGAAATGACGTTCAACAAGCTAGGCGTCTATCAGGTCGATATTCCCAAGCTTTCGGCTGACCGCGTGATTGTGCTGAACACGGTGCTCTGGTCAGGCAGCTACTGTACGAATTACTTCTCGCCAAAGAAAAGCAATTGCTGCGAATGCACTAACGGGGGAACTAATCCAGGACACCAGCAGTTGGATTGGCTCGAAGCTGAATTGAAACGAGCTCGAAAACAAAATCGACGTGTTTGGCTACTGATGCATGTTCCCCCAGGCTTGGATAGCTACGCCGAGGAAAAAGCCAACGGGCATAGCTTGGCGGCAGAGATGTGGAAACAAGAGTTCATGACGCGCTACCTGCAATTGATCGAAGAGTATGAGGACATCCTGCATGCTTCGTTCACAGGACACACTCACATGGATGATTACCGTATCGATCAAATTAATGATCATCCAGTCCTACTTCACAAGATTGCTCCGGCAGTGAGCCCGATCTTTGGAAACAATCCTGCTTTTCAAGTCTTTCAAGTTAACCAACAATCGTCCGTCATCGAGAACTGGGAGACGTGTTATCTTCCACTAAGCTCTGTTAAATCGCAGCCAAAATGGCAGCGCGAGTACGACGGTCAGGCGACCTACCAAGTCAATGCACTAACGGCAACGGAGATGACGAAGCTCTTTCGAGATATGCGAGAAAACCCTTCATCGCTTCAAGCATCTGCCTTTCGAAAGCTTTATAGTGTGAGTGCCAATTCGATCGCCTCAAAAGACTTGCCGATATATCTATGCACGGTTTTGAATGCAACGTATGCACAATTCGCTAGGTGCCTGACCGAACATCAACTCGCAAAGCCTACCCAAGCGAAAGAACCGGTCGAGGTTCGCCTGCGTGCCGAATCGCATTCCCAGAAGGCTGCTCAGCAAAACTAA